From candidate division WOR-3 bacterium, a single genomic window includes:
- the truB gene encoding tRNA pseudouridine(55) synthase TruB encodes MTCTKSPIINKSEKTRLRGVLLLNKPVGVSSYDCIRKIKPIIPKIKIGHAGTLDPIAQGLLIILLGEATKIAQYLSFLDKEYIAKVRLGITTDTDDITGKVIKESPYEHINKENIINVINSLKDIKTQQPPRYSALKYQGKRMYDLARQNINFTPKAKPVKIKQIEILGFNPPWLEIKTTVSKGTYIRALARDIGEFLGCGATLEELIRTKIGKFRIQDAIDLENISYELIEKEMYSLNEVLNDIPAIVVSETIIRKVLNGQPLSWTQTEDLHLETDLIRITDNQNRILIIGKCKDNKIYPDRVIYADLSD; translated from the coding sequence ATGACTTGCACAAAAAGTCCGATAATCAATAAGTCGGAAAAGACAAGATTACGAGGCGTCTTACTATTAAATAAGCCCGTAGGTGTTTCCTCTTATGACTGTATCCGTAAGATAAAACCAATAATACCCAAAATAAAAATTGGACATGCTGGAACCTTAGACCCGATTGCCCAAGGACTATTAATTATCCTTTTAGGCGAGGCAACTAAAATCGCACAGTATTTAAGTTTTCTTGATAAAGAATATATTGCTAAAGTTCGCTTAGGGATTACAACGGATACGGATGATATTACTGGTAAAGTAATTAAAGAAAGTCCATATGAACATATTAATAAAGAAAATATTATAAATGTCATTAATTCTTTGAAAGATATAAAAACTCAACAACCGCCGCGCTATTCTGCACTAAAATATCAAGGTAAAAGAATGTATGATTTGGCAAGACAAAATATTAACTTCACACCAAAAGCAAAACCAGTTAAAATAAAACAGATTGAGATACTTGGTTTTAATCCACCATGGCTTGAAATTAAAACTACAGTTAGTAAAGGCACTTATATTAGAGCCTTAGCCCGAGATATCGGCGAATTTTTAGGATGCGGCGCGACCTTAGAAGAATTAATCCGCACTAAAATTGGAAAATTTAGAATTCAAGATGCAATTGATTTGGAAAATATAAGTTATGAGTTAATCGAAAAAGAAATGTATTCTCTAAATGAAGTATTAAATGATATTCCGGCGATTGTTGTTTCTGAAACAATTATCCGAAAGGTCCTCAACGGACAACCTTTATCCTGGACGCAGACAGAAGATTTGCACCTTGAAACCGATTTAATCAGAATCACAGATAACCAAAACCGAATTTTGATTATAGGAAAGTGTAAAGATAATAAAATCTATCCTGACCGGGTGATTTATGCAGATTTATCCGATTAG
- a CDS encoding L-threonylcarbamoyladenylate synthase, whose translation MSKNDFKKTQIIKANPNQPEPKIIKIAGEVIIRGGLVVLPTDTVYGLVCDATNAQAVKKVYQVKKRPLSIPLLIAVSSVKDIAKYVRDIPAQAKILAKKFLPGALTLVLKKSSIIPDIVTAGRTDIGIRIPDCKLVLQLIRYTKRPLVIPSANIHNRPSPITAQQAIEDLSGKVDLIIDGGKTKHGIESTIVSISNNKIEIIREGAISYQTIKNYLNRIKKK comes from the coding sequence ATGAGTAAAAATGATTTCAAGAAAACTCAAATTATTAAGGCCAATCCTAATCAGCCTGAACCAAAAATAATTAAAATTGCCGGAGAAGTCATTATCCGAGGTGGTTTAGTTGTTTTACCAACTGATACTGTTTATGGTTTAGTTTGCGATGCAACTAATGCTCAAGCAGTAAAAAAAGTCTATCAGGTCAAAAAAAGACCATTATCAATACCTTTACTAATTGCAGTGAGTAGTGTCAAAGACATAGCAAAATATGTTCGAGATATTCCAGCCCAAGCAAAAATTCTGGCCAAAAAATTCTTACCCGGTGCTTTAACTTTAGTCTTAAAAAAATCATCAATCATACCAGATATTGTAACTGCGGGAAGGACTGATATCGGCATCCGAATACCTGATTGTAAACTTGTTTTACAATTGATTCGTTATACCAAAAGACCGCTTGTAATCCCTAGTGCGAACATCCACAATAGACCATCACCCATTACCGCTCAACAAGCCATAGAAGATTTATCTGGTAAAGTGGATTTAATAATTGATGGTGGCAAAACGAAACATGGTATTGAGTCCACTATCGTGTCAATCTCAAATAACAAAATAGAAATTATTCGGGAAGGAGCAATCTCTTATCAGACAATTAAAAATTATTTAAATCGAATAAAGAAAAAATAA
- a CDS encoding bifunctional riboflavin kinase/FAD synthetase, translating into MQIYPIRAHQHYPEIEGAIITIGSFDGLHRGHQKILRKGMEIAQKLKKPFGVITFTPIPQMIIYKDFHFLLTTDEEKIKILEGYPIDFLGFIKFTPNLKQVEPKSFIANYIVNPIRPSVIVVGEDHQFGKEGKGNISLLRKISKEFNFELVEVSALKYHSAPIKSTRIRELLILGNVKRANELLGYPYALTGKVIKGKGLGRKIGFPTLNLLVKEKMKLIPADGVYHINALIEHKRYNGLLYIGSAPTINIPTTQRTIEVHLLGIVPNFQPKTLTVEFLSWLRPERKFSTIEELRQQITTDVKKIERQIK; encoded by the coding sequence ATGCAGATTTATCCGATTAGAGCCCATCAGCACTATCCAGAAATTGAAGGTGCAATAATTACAATTGGCAGTTTTGATGGCCTACATCGCGGACATCAAAAAATATTGCGTAAGGGAATGGAAATTGCTCAGAAATTGAAAAAACCGTTTGGTGTTATAACCTTCACGCCAATCCCCCAAATGATAATTTATAAAGATTTTCATTTTTTACTAACTACAGATGAGGAAAAAATTAAAATCTTAGAAGGGTATCCAATAGACTTTTTAGGGTTTATAAAATTTACCCCAAATCTTAAACAAGTTGAACCAAAATCGTTTATTGCTAATTACATTGTAAACCCGATTAGACCATCAGTAATTGTCGTTGGTGAAGACCATCAATTTGGTAAAGAAGGCAAAGGTAATATAAGTCTGCTTCGGAAAATTAGCAAAGAGTTTAACTTTGAATTAGTAGAGGTTAGTGCACTCAAATACCATTCTGCGCCAATTAAAAGCACCCGAATCCGCGAGTTATTAATTTTAGGCAATGTCAAAAGGGCAAATGAACTTTTAGGCTATCCGTATGCATTAACTGGTAAAGTTATTAAAGGAAAAGGATTAGGAAGAAAAATTGGCTTTCCTACTTTAAATCTATTAGTTAAAGAAAAAATGAAATTAATTCCCGCAGATGGTGTCTATCATATTAATGCTTTGATTGAACATAAACGATATAACGGATTATTATACATTGGGTCAGCACCAACAATAAATATTCCCACTACCCAAAGAACCATAGAAGTTCATCTTTTAGGCATTGTTCCTAATTTTCAACCTAAAACTTTGACAGTTGAGTTTCTTAGTTGGTTAAGACCGGAACGAAAATTTTCTACTATCGAAGAATTACGACAACAGATTACGACAGATGTTAAAAAAATAGAAAGACAGATTAAATAA
- the rbfA gene encoding 30S ribosome-binding factor RbfA produces the protein MPYREQKVANLIKDAVAQIVLQDLADPNIGFVTITGAKITSDYKKAFIYFSVIGDENRQQETLRRLNHAAGYVRHLLKQKVILKTMPEIRFEIDTLLQAEQKIGLILDDLHKKSDNQ, from the coding sequence ATGCCTTATCGCGAACAAAAAGTTGCTAATCTCATAAAAGATGCGGTCGCCCAAATTGTGCTTCAAGATTTGGCTGACCCTAATATTGGTTTTGTCACTATTACCGGTGCTAAAATAACCAGCGATTACAAAAAAGCTTTTATCTACTTTTCCGTTATTGGTGATGAAAACCGACAACAAGAAACATTAAGACGGCTCAACCATGCTGCCGGATATGTAAGACACCTCTTAAAACAAAAAGTAATTCTAAAGACTATGCCTGAAATCCGCTTTGAGATTGATACCCTACTTCAAGCAGAACAGAAAATCGGCTTAATTCTTGATGACTTGCACAAAAAGTCCGATAATCAATAA
- a CDS encoding acyl-CoA dehydratase activase-related protein, translating to MKSAFAYMGNIYIPLRTFFKELGIELIVPPPPNNKTLKLGIQYAPETMCIPFKLTLGNIIVAMKMGADTILHTTGFWSCRFGYFGKLYAYIVKDLGYKFNHIDVSLMRLKEHYQLVKKLNKNSDHRTMLSFIKAFSKAWYKSSIMEFMEKTAREIRPFEINKGEVSKILAKYLTALDNIDSIKDMNGLKKQFVKEIETVPKDLSRPILKIKIVGESFCVIEPFVNFNLIQTLGEQGIFVDPFLTAHKWLGFHTIRNGRREWKSIEKLASSYWKYNVGGEDKKSVGYTLLAPKQGFDGVIFLHPFGCMSSNAVQPVLHKISQQHNIPLLDIGLDEHTAETGFYNRIDAFISILANRRKIHRK from the coding sequence ATGAAATCTGCTTTTGCTTATATGGGCAACATTTATATTCCTTTGCGCACTTTCTTTAAGGAATTAGGTATTGAATTGATTGTGCCGCCGCCACCCAATAATAAAACATTGAAACTCGGAATTCAATATGCACCAGAAACTATGTGCATTCCCTTTAAGTTGACTTTGGGCAATATTATCGTGGCAATGAAAATGGGAGCTGATACTATTCTTCACACGACAGGTTTTTGGTCTTGCCGCTTTGGTTATTTTGGTAAACTTTATGCTTATATAGTTAAAGATTTAGGTTATAAATTCAACCATATTGATGTTAGTTTAATGCGTCTTAAAGAGCATTACCAATTAGTAAAGAAACTTAACAAAAATAGTGACCATCGAACAATGCTCTCATTTATAAAAGCATTTTCTAAGGCTTGGTATAAATCTTCTATTATGGAATTTATGGAAAAGACTGCTCGAGAAATCCGGCCTTTTGAAATTAATAAAGGAGAAGTTTCTAAAATTCTTGCAAAATACTTGACGGCATTAGATAATATTGATAGTATTAAAGATATGAATGGATTGAAAAAACAGTTTGTTAAGGAAATTGAAACAGTACCCAAAGATCTGTCAAGACCGATACTGAAGATAAAGATTGTTGGCGAGTCTTTTTGTGTAATTGAACCATTTGTTAACTTTAATTTAATTCAAACTTTAGGTGAACAGGGAATTTTTGTTGACCCATTTCTTACGGCTCATAAATGGCTTGGTTTTCATACTATAAGAAATGGTAGACGGGAATGGAAATCTATAGAAAAATTAGCCAGTAGTTATTGGAAATATAATGTCGGTGGCGAGGATAAAAAATCAGTTGGTTATACTTTGTTAGCTCCAAAGCAGGGTTTTGATGGTGTAATTTTTTTGCATCCTTTTGGTTGTATGTCAAGTAATGCGGTGCAACCAGTATTACATAAAATTAGCCAGCAACACAATATTCCTTTGCTTGATATCGGACTTGATGAACATACTGCTGAAACTGGATTTTATAATCGGATCGATGCATTTATTTCAATTTTGGCGAACCGCAGGAAAATACATCGGAAATGA
- a CDS encoding trypsin-like peptidase domain-containing protein — translation MKKNLLLIIVVSIVIIVFVLVATYRKPRVVQIVTNPGAIVPTSLQGEISLSRTTAIVLAARKVSPAVVSITVIQERVVTTSPFLSPFADRFWDDFFRDFFPPRQYKEQIQSLGSGVIINEQGDIVTNAHVVEGATKIKVTLPDGRQFDGELVDINRTNDLALLKIKGKDLPYATLGNSDDLMIGEWCIAFGNPFGFLLEDAQPSITVGVISALNRNLKPGQSDGREFKNMIQTDAAINPGNSGGPLTNALGEVIGINTFIFSRSGGSEGIGFAIPINNVKKFIAQSKENAKKIVSEEKIEKIKTKIGLTVSDNNFTLMKKYNLTTEDGVVVVEVERNSIGAMLGISPGDIIISINNQRPKNAKDFARLAELVTNQLDMAVNRQGEQIRIFYRF, via the coding sequence ATGAAAAAAAATCTGTTACTTATTATTGTGGTTTCAATTGTTATTATTGTATTCGTTTTAGTCGCAACCTATCGTAAACCGCGAGTTGTCCAAATTGTCACAAATCCAGGAGCGATTGTTCCAACAAGTTTACAAGGTGAAATTAGTTTGTCGCGAACTACTGCAATCGTTTTAGCCGCTCGTAAAGTCAGCCCTGCAGTCGTTTCAATTACTGTAATTCAAGAACGAGTTGTGACTACGAGTCCATTTCTGAGTCCATTTGCTGATAGATTTTGGGATGATTTCTTCCGAGATTTTTTCCCACCCCGCCAATATAAAGAGCAGATTCAAAGTCTGGGTTCAGGTGTAATTATAAATGAACAAGGTGATATTGTTACTAATGCTCATGTGGTTGAAGGTGCAACGAAAATCAAAGTGACTTTACCTGACGGCCGACAATTTGATGGTGAACTGGTTGATATTAACCGAACGAATGACTTGGCTTTGCTTAAAATTAAAGGTAAAGATTTACCATATGCAACTTTAGGAAACTCGGATGATTTAATGATTGGTGAATGGTGTATTGCTTTCGGAAATCCATTTGGTTTTTTGTTAGAGGATGCTCAACCGTCGATTACTGTCGGAGTAATTTCAGCACTTAACCGTAACTTGAAACCAGGTCAAAGTGATGGTCGGGAATTTAAGAATATGATTCAAACTGATGCGGCAATTAATCCCGGTAATTCAGGCGGACCACTAACTAATGCCTTAGGTGAAGTAATTGGTATTAATACTTTTATTTTCTCTCGTAGTGGTGGGTCAGAAGGAATCGGCTTTGCTATCCCGATTAATAATGTCAAGAAGTTTATTGCTCAAAGTAAAGAGAACGCTAAAAAGATTGTTAGCGAGGAAAAGATTGAAAAGATAAAGACTAAAATCGGCTTAACTGTAAGTGATAATAATTTTACTTTAATGAAAAAATACAACTTAACCACTGAAGACGGCGTGGTTGTGGTCGAAGTAGAAAGAAATTCGATTGGTGCGATGCTTGGTATTAGCCCAGGCGATATTATAATTTCAATTAACAACCAGCGACCGAAAAATGCTAAAGACTTTGCCCGTTTGGCAGAATTAGTTACTAATCAATTGGATATGGCAGTTAACCGTCAAGGTGAGCAAATTCGGATATTCTATCGGTTTTAA
- a CDS encoding GreA/GreB family elongation factor: MTVNNTKRPSHSNREFLNQVKHLVKQRQYDTLGDLFLEHLANLSEPLILNNFWEAIDYLSEINQETSFLAKELSLLIADHLIENRQYQEALVHFQKVSRYINANDKIRPKIIYCYKQLYQEKPHFNECLRKSGIVEQQPLDEALSAFNMLIQFESGTPVFSSRYGYGEIKNIDFLLDTITIEFYDRTPITITLEQAIKSLQIVSQDNFFILRAKRPEQLKKMIRESPEELLTIIKRDVVDEKSKLIVLDTIPELLQKISQPMAELKSSLLKQLLKGYLDDAEIEYFITQIKKKTTQSHKKSILTDSQNTILSKIVKNIEKLTTDEILEQLNHFSPSQITTELLKAIRNRHSAGTGILMKLFLSHKNKRILQSIYNLLTENERMEIINKIDTEYKTYPEHFLWLTDVKTKEKEYLSNPLSDLVRFLDIATNIMTKQYASVVRKKIVASDYALIRKGINEVEPNLAIELWTKLNRINTLYPEELDRIKSIFQQRFPEIFSEKEDCLYNTKSAIRNKEQELKHIISEELPNCANEVARARSFGDLSENYEYKAALEKQRRLMNKVTQIQKELAKVRPIDFTTIDTSRVNIGTTVKLLPLDYNSEQNIITYTILGPWDSDLTKGIISYLAPFAQTLLGKRVGDEIVDEQGKHYRIIEINKCLFND, encoded by the coding sequence ATGACGGTTAATAATACGAAACGACCATCTCACTCAAACAGAGAGTTTCTTAACCAAGTAAAACATTTAGTTAAACAAAGACAATATGATACTTTGGGAGACTTATTTTTAGAGCACTTAGCTAACCTGTCCGAACCACTAATCCTAAACAATTTTTGGGAAGCGATTGATTATCTATCAGAAATTAATCAGGAAACATCATTTTTAGCAAAAGAATTAAGCCTTCTCATTGCTGACCATTTAATAGAAAACCGTCAATATCAAGAAGCATTGGTCCATTTTCAAAAGGTTTCTCGATATATCAATGCTAATGATAAAATCAGACCAAAAATTATATATTGTTATAAACAACTTTATCAAGAAAAACCACATTTTAATGAGTGCCTTAGAAAATCAGGAATTGTTGAGCAACAACCATTAGATGAAGCATTATCAGCATTTAATATGCTGATACAATTTGAATCCGGGACTCCGGTCTTTTCCAGTCGTTACGGTTATGGAGAAATCAAAAATATCGATTTCTTGTTAGATACGATAACGATTGAATTTTATGACCGGACGCCAATCACAATTACTCTTGAGCAAGCGATAAAATCTCTACAAATTGTTTCCCAGGACAATTTCTTTATTTTGAGAGCAAAGCGACCAGAGCAGTTGAAAAAAATGATTAGAGAGTCACCCGAGGAACTTTTGACCATAATCAAACGCGATGTGGTCGACGAAAAAAGTAAACTGATAGTGTTAGACACTATACCTGAATTATTGCAGAAAATCAGCCAACCTATGGCCGAATTAAAATCTTCGCTTCTAAAACAATTATTAAAAGGATATCTCGACGACGCTGAAATTGAATATTTTATTACCCAAATTAAGAAAAAGACGACTCAATCTCATAAAAAATCTATTTTGACCGATAGTCAGAATACTATCCTTTCGAAAATAGTTAAAAACATTGAAAAATTAACTACAGATGAAATTCTTGAACAGTTAAATCACTTTTCACCATCCCAGATAACAACTGAGTTATTGAAAGCGATTAGAAATAGACACTCTGCGGGGACGGGAATTCTTATGAAATTATTTTTAAGTCATAAAAATAAAAGAATCTTGCAAAGTATCTATAATTTACTAACTGAAAATGAACGAATGGAAATCATTAATAAAATCGATACGGAATATAAAACTTATCCAGAACATTTCTTATGGTTAACGGATGTTAAAACTAAAGAAAAAGAATATTTATCTAATCCGTTATCGGATTTAGTTCGATTTTTAGATATTGCTACTAATATTATGACAAAACAATATGCATCTGTAGTGCGAAAAAAAATAGTAGCCTCAGATTATGCTCTTATCCGAAAGGGAATTAATGAAGTTGAACCTAATCTTGCTATAGAATTATGGACTAAACTCAACCGCATAAATACTCTTTATCCTGAAGAGTTGGATAGGATTAAATCAATCTTTCAGCAAAGATTTCCTGAAATCTTCTCAGAAAAAGAAGACTGTCTTTACAATACAAAATCAGCGATTCGTAATAAAGAACAAGAATTGAAACACATCATTTCAGAAGAACTTCCTAATTGTGCTAATGAAGTTGCTCGCGCCCGTAGTTTTGGCGATTTGTCCGAAAATTATGAATATAAAGCAGCATTAGAAAAACAGCGTCGATTGATGAATAAAGTAACCCAAATTCAGAAAGAATTAGCAAAAGTCCGACCAATTGATTTTACTACAATTGATACCAGCCGAGTCAATATTGGCACAACTGTAAAATTATTACCCTTAGATTACAATTCAGAACAGAATATTATCACTTATACGATCTTGGGTCCCTGGGATTCAGATTTAACCAAAGGTATCATATCTTATCTGGCGCCATTTGCCCAAACACTATTGGGTAAACGGGTTGGTGATGAAATAGTCGATGAACAAGGCAAACATTATCGGATAATTGAAATAAATAAGTGTCTCTTTAATGATTAG